A region of Methanomicrobium sp. W14 DNA encodes the following proteins:
- a CDS encoding desulfoferrodoxin family protein — translation MSKEVEVYHCEKCGNTVMMIDRGKGQLVCCDVPMVLLEEQTADFKNEKHVPIIEKTDSGIKVTVGSTLHPMTPEHHIVMIAVIEGDDVMVHWLKPGDEPVAYFPCRSVDVKAIEYCNIHKLWTNRK, via the coding sequence ATGTCAAAAGAAGTAGAAGTATATCATTGTGAAAAGTGCGGCAACACGGTAATGATGATTGACAGGGGTAAGGGACAGCTTGTATGCTGTGATGTTCCGATGGTTCTTCTGGAAGAGCAGACCGCAGACTTCAAGAACGAAAAGCACGTTCCTATAATCGAAAAAACGGATTCCGGAATAAAAGTTACTGTGGGATCGACTCTTCACCCGATGACGCCGGAACACCATATAGTTATGATAGCAGTCATTGAAGGCGATGATGTTATGGTTCACTGGCTTAAGCCCGGTGACGAGCCCGTTGCCTATTTCCCGTGCAGGAGTGTTGACGTAAAAGCAATAGAATACTGTAATATTCATAAGCTGTGGACAAACAGAAAATAA